In Setaria italica strain Yugu1 chromosome IX, Setaria_italica_v2.0, whole genome shotgun sequence, the genomic stretch GCTTGGATCGTTGTGAGTTCAACCAACGCAGACGGGGAAAAGTGAAAAGGCAGCACTTTTCCCAGGATAGTTGGGAGAGGCACCGGGAAATCCAAACGAGCTGATTCCAACTGTCTTTTCCCTGCTACCAGCAATATGAACTGCAGTCACCATCGTCAGACCGGCTCAACGACGATCATCACCTCTGAAACCTTGCGCGGGAAGAGTCTACTAGCAGTAATGAAGTCCGAAACTCAAGCCATATCCagctgaaagtctgaaactgcAAGCCTCCAACAAATTGGTGCATGACACTAACTCTATACACACAACAATCATTTCACGTATAGTTTTCTATGTTCATATACACTATACAGTCTGAAATTTACAGCAATAGTACTGTGTCTGGATATATGAACTAAACCTCGGCCTGAACCAACTACAGCAGAATGGAACTATGGAACCGATCTAACATCTATGTAGCAATTTATTCCAGTGCAAACAGAATAAGATAGCCTACTAGGACAGCGCACATGAGTTAATTACCCGGTCTCCGCAAACGGAGCCTGCTGCACTTTTCTGCGGAGGCGCTTCAGTTTTGTTTTGTCTCTCAAACAACGACAAAGTCTGCGTATTCAGACGCGCGTGTGAAAGAATGGAAGGTGTGATTGGCAGCTACTAGTCCAATGACAGTTTAGTTTGACCATCACTAATTATGCTAGTGCCGACGTGGACTAGTACACCCATCACGGCATCACACGTGAGCAGCTCCTGATCCTACGTGGATGCTGGTTGGCTATGGAAACGGCTGATTGCTACGCACGGGTCAAACAGAGCACCGGTCCAAGCATGTGGAACGCTGACAAACTTGCTCACATGTTGTTCCGATCCCTGTCCTATACTCCTATAGCCAATCAACAATTAGTATGCTTTACTCGGTCAGGACAGAGAGAGGACATGGCATGTTGAAACTAATGAGTTGTTAGAAAAcatatctaaaaaaaataaatcccAACTAATCCCACGCAACGAAAAATACTGGAAAGCTTATTCTTATTTATTGTACTCCAAAATTCACAGGAAAACTAGTTAAAGTATAAAACTTCAGATTTGAGAGGGATCACGGCGACCTCAGACGACTAGTTTTATTATAAAATCATATTTTGTATGTGGAGTATATAGCAGTATAATTTACAATTGCAGCGTTCAGGATCTGAATCTGAGAAACAAACAACCAAACCACTCATTAGTACTTGACTGTTCCGCGTGTACTTATTCTTATGCCCGGCTGCAAGTGTCTACTTCTCTTCCCTTGCCATTCAGTGCTTTGTGTTGACTCACCAACTTCGCTAGCTAACTTGATTTCTCTGGACCTCGTCACATCTTCCGGCTTCTATATAAACGCTAAAGGCCTGTCATGCAAACACAACCAAATCAAGCCAAGTACAGCAGAAGCATACAACAAGCAGATCGAGCTCAGCCTCTAAACTCCTGCAAAGTAGGAGTAAGAGGCTGCAGCGTGCAAGAGGAGTAGCGTCATCTCCCATGGCCTCCATAACAGCTAGTGCCAGTCCAGCCATGCAAGAAATCAGCAGCAAGGCGGCGAGCACGACGTCGCCGGATCGCGCCACtaccgccgcgccggcgccggtgcgcTACAGGCCGTCGCCGATGGTCATATTCAGCGCCTGCCTCGTCCtcctgggcgccggcggcccgctcctcctccgggtCTACTTCGTCCACGGGGGGGAGCGCCTGTTCCTGTCCACCATGCTGCAGCTCTCCGGCtggcccctcctcctcccgcccatCTGCGTCTCCctcttccgccgccgcagccaggGCGTCGCCAACTTGCTCCTCCCGccgcgcctcgccggcgccggggccgtccTCGGGGCGTTCTACGCCATCTCTTGCTTCGTCTACTCGCTGGGATCGCAGGCGCTGCCGCTGTCCACGTCGTCGCTGCTGCTGGCCACGCAGCTCGCCTTCACCGCCGTCTTCGCGTTCCTCTTCGCCGGCCTACGATTCACGCCCTTCTCGGCCAACGCCGTCGTGCTGCTCACCATCGGCCCGGCGGTGCTCGGAGTCGGTCCCGGCTCCGGGAAGCCTGCTGGCGAGTCCTCGAGGACGTACTGGACAGGGTTCTGcgaggccgtcgccgcggccgcgctcgcTGGCCTCGTCCTGCCCCTCGTCGAGGTCGCCATGGCGCGCTACGGCCGACGCACCGGACCCGCCGCGAGAGTGCCACCCCCGTAcgtgacggtgatgcagatgCAGGCCGTGATGGGCGCCGCCGGCACGATGGTGTGCCTGCTCGGCATGGCCATCAAGAGCGACTTCCAGGCGTTGCCGAACGAGGCCGCCACGTTCGGTCTCGGCAAGACCAACTACTACCTGGTGCTCATCTGGGATGCCATCTCATGGCAGCTGCTCAACCTGGGGATCATGGGGCTCATCACCTGCGCCTCGTCGCTCCTCGCCGGCATCATGATCGCCGTCCTCCTACCACTCTCTCAGGTCCTCTCCGTCATCTTCCTCCACGAGAAGTTCGACGGGCCCAAGGGCATTGCGCTTGTGCTCTGCCTTTGGGGTTTCGCCTCCTACCTTTACGGTGAGAAAGTGCAGAAGAAACGCGAGGCTCAGAAGATTGTTGAGCAGCAGTTGGCTAAGAAGACTGAAGACCTGGAGTCGGCTGCTCCTTGAGAATCTATAGTTTTAGGGTTGTGCAAGCATATATTGGGCCATAAAGCCATATAGGTATAGTAAACACATATTTTTCAGCCACGAGATGATTCTTTACGCGGTGTACATCTTGTAAGGCATTATTTCATTTGTAAGGAAGAGAATACACAAATTTATTAAGTGCTATACGGATGTAGTATCAATTATTACAAAGTTTTCCGTCTCTTTGTCGTCCATGCGTATGGCCAAAATCTAACTTTTCTTAGCCAATACAATTCTTCGATTTTAATACTGACACATCAATATCTAAATTTCCAAGATCTAACGTTTGGCCATTCCGTGACTAATCGGCTATCAAGCCATGGCCCTATGCAGCCTCTCCATGGGCCTGTGGTGCGATAACAAGAGGTTAGACGATGACGAAGCTGAGGCGATGGACAACGCCCTAATCGGCATGGTTGGGGAGGGCGTCAATGACCTACCAGAGGTGGCAGGATAGGTAGCGGTTTTAGGCGAGTTCTATCTATGTCAAGAGGCGGCCGATGATACTAAATTGTGGAGTTACAGGGACTAAGTGATGCACAGTATTGAAGTGGTGGTTTGGCATTGTAGTGTGCTGAGTGGTGGCAGGTGCAACACATGTCTATTGAGTTGATTGGTTTTTTTGGTTGTTGTACTGCTTAGTTTGGAGTCTcaccttctttttaatataatcggctgCTCTCCTGCCtggttcatttaaaaaaaagttagatGCTGCTGCAATTTCTATTTTAAAACGGCCAAAGTATTTTAGTCTTATATAGTTATCTATCATAACTGTTGATAGTATGTTCTCAGGAATGATGTTGTTAGCAAATAGCAATAGCAAAATTGGGGTGAAGGTGTTTGATGAGGTGGGATAGGCAAAATGAGGAAAAAGCTCGATTCTAGTTCAGATTCGCTTTCGGATATTCACTTAATTTTGATGGTAGCAATTAGCTAATACTCACTTGCTTTATTGATAGTTTTGGAAGAATGAAATCATCATAAGACATAAAAGTATGGATCAAATATAACAGGTAGGTAAAGACCATTCATTGCAAATATTATAATTAAATATTGATTAATAAATCGTATAATATTTTACaataacaaaataaattatGGTTCAGAGAGTTGCATATGCTATATGAATATAGATAGTATCGGATATCCATCCACGTACACCCATATTCATTTCAAATATGAATACAAATTCACATAAAAATGAATTCGAAAGTATGCACTTAAGGTACCAGTACCACACATTAGAAACGAATGTGAATACGAATATCAATATTTCACATCTAAGCGGAATTTCCCACCCGCTTGGTAATTTGTGTGTAAGCATGACCTGCGCGCACAGTGTCGTTTCGACATGGAAATCCTCTCCCAGTTGGACGTGTTATCTTATTTTACTACCTACTCCAAACATCGACGACATGCCTCGAAGTTTCTGAAACAACGCAGTCTGTCTGAAAGAAGTTTTGCCGCAGCCGGCCTGGTAGTTGTTGAATGCGACGATTGAACGTTGATCTTTGAAAATCCAGCGGATTAATCATGCTTAAATATGCACCAGCTGCTCATGCGACGATCTGTTCACCTACTAGGCGAACCGCGAACGATCATGGCAGAACTGAGAACTGTTAGTCCGCAGCCGGAAATAAACTTGATTCGTAAAACAAAAACGTTTGTAAGTCCACAGTGCATGCCATGCTTTGCTGATATTAGGGGAAATCGGTAGAATCATAATCACTTCTCCTTTTCTGGAACGAAATGAAATGCGTGCCCTTACCTACCATCCCAAGGAAAAGGGAAGAGATCATCTGATCGATCTTACTGACTGCGGCGACACATTATTAGCTTCATCCATTCGACGACCTCGCGAGGGAATGTTCGGACAAATCAAAGTCAGGCGGCATGATCGAGTCCAGTCGGTTTCTCGCAGTAGGTGAATGTGTTTCCAGCACCTGCATATCGTTGTGAATTCTTCAACCTACACATACCGAAATGAGAAGTGAAAAGGCACAACTTTTCTCAGGATAGCAAGGAAAATGACATCACCGGTGGAGGATCCTGTGTAAACTAAAGTTTTACTTTTACACAGGAGAGAGAACAGAGAATCTTAACTCCTAGATAGACAATTCCAACCATCTTTTTCTGCACTTTCAGCCAGTAATACTGATAATACCTGCATTCAGTCAACACTGGTGATAATTTGCACCTGCATATAGGTTCGATATGGTAACATACAGTCCAAAATATTACAGCTATAGAGTTTAATTGGATACCTGAAATATTAGCACAAAGGCACCGGTTGTAAGACATTTTGTAAATCAATCTCTCGGGCTGAACGATTACAGCAGAATGGAACAGATCAAACATTTGGTTCCTTTGAACAGACAAACAAAGGTCAACAGAATAGCGACCTGCAGCAAAGCTTATCCGCTGATTACCCGGTCTTTGAAGCCTGCACCTTCGAAGGAGGCGCCTCGGTGTCTTCTCTTTTGTGAACAACCATCACATCTACGTGTAGACGCATGTGAAAGAATGGCAATGTGCGATTGATTATTTGATAGCCACAGCTACTAGAGCTACTAGAGCTAGTCGACCCATCTGCATTACACGTCAGCCAATCCTCCTAGTCCTATGGGGATGGTGGTTGGTTACGGTTACGGACAATTGGACATGGATGATTGCTACGCATGGGTCAAACGGAGCACGAGTCCAAAGCCACGGAACGCTGACCGATTTTCTCATTTTGCTCTCTGTCCCTGTGGTCAATCCGCCTATACCAAGTAGGAGTATGCTTTATTACTCGGTCAGGACATAGAAAGGACATTACATGTTGAAATTAGTTGGCGGCAAACATAAAGATAATAAAACTTAGTTAGACACATGCAACGAAAAATCTCGGAGAATCAATTTGCATTTTCTAATTCCATGCTTCAC encodes the following:
- the LOC101753668 gene encoding purine permease 3 — encoded protein: MASITASASPAMQEISSKAASTTSPDRATTAAPAPVRYRPSPMVIFSACLVLLGAGGPLLLRVYFVHGGERLFLSTMLQLSGWPLLLPPICVSLFRRRSQGVANLLLPPRLAGAGAVLGAFYAISCFVYSLGSQALPLSTSSLLLATQLAFTAVFAFLFAGLRFTPFSANAVVLLTIGPAVLGVGPGSGKPAGESSRTYWTGFCEAVAAAALAGLVLPLVEVAMARYGRRTGPAARVPPPYVTVMQMQAVMGAAGTMVCLLGMAIKSDFQALPNEAATFGLGKTNYYLVLIWDAISWQLLNLGIMGLITCASSLLAGIMIAVLLPLSQVLSVIFLHEKFDGPKGIALVLCLWGFASYLYGEKVQKKREAQKIVEQQLAKKTEDLESAAP